The following are from one region of the Planctomonas sp. JC2975 genome:
- the hemE gene encoding uroporphyrinogen decarboxylase: MDRTTAQRGPSGGLGAEHPLVKGLTSRSRLITAYSGRRPDVLPVWFMRQAGRSLPEYRELRISTGMLNACLDPALASEITMQPVRRHGVDAGIFFSDIVVPLKLAGVDVDIVPGKGPVLGKPVRTAADVAALPPVLPEALAPVADGVRATVAELTERGDTPLIGFAGAPFTLAAYLVEGGPSKDHIRARTLMHADPETWHALMAWAADVTGTFLRAQVLAGASAAQLFDSWAGALSLEDYTRHVAPASARALSFVRDLSYPDPEHAADAVSARAVERNVPIVHFGVGTSELLRAMHDIGTDVIGVDYRVPLDEASRRLGNIVPLQGNIDPAYLDAPWPVLEAHVRDVVERGRSAPSHVLNLGHGVPPETDPTVLTRIVELVHGLGE; the protein is encoded by the coding sequence ATCGACCGCACCACAGCCCAGCGCGGGCCGTCAGGAGGTCTCGGCGCCGAGCATCCGCTCGTGAAGGGGCTCACCTCGCGGTCCCGCCTGATCACCGCGTACTCCGGCCGTCGGCCCGACGTGCTGCCCGTGTGGTTCATGCGCCAGGCGGGGCGGTCGCTGCCCGAGTACCGCGAACTGCGCATCAGCACCGGCATGCTGAACGCCTGCCTCGATCCAGCGCTGGCCAGCGAGATCACGATGCAGCCGGTGCGCAGGCATGGCGTTGACGCCGGAATCTTCTTCAGCGACATCGTGGTGCCGCTGAAGCTCGCGGGGGTCGACGTCGACATCGTTCCCGGCAAGGGGCCCGTGCTCGGCAAGCCAGTGCGGACGGCGGCGGATGTCGCAGCCCTGCCTCCTGTCCTCCCCGAGGCCCTCGCCCCCGTCGCTGACGGCGTGCGCGCGACGGTCGCCGAGCTGACCGAGCGGGGGGACACCCCGTTGATCGGATTCGCGGGAGCGCCGTTCACTCTCGCCGCATATCTGGTCGAGGGTGGACCGTCGAAGGATCACATCCGCGCCCGCACCCTGATGCACGCGGATCCGGAGACCTGGCACGCCCTCATGGCGTGGGCCGCCGATGTCACGGGAACGTTCCTGCGCGCCCAGGTATTGGCCGGCGCGAGCGCCGCGCAGCTGTTCGACTCGTGGGCCGGCGCTCTGTCGCTGGAGGATTACACACGGCATGTGGCGCCGGCATCCGCTCGCGCGCTGTCGTTCGTGCGCGACCTGTCGTATCCCGACCCGGAACACGCCGCGGATGCCGTGTCGGCGCGCGCTGTGGAGCGGAACGTGCCGATCGTGCACTTCGGAGTCGGCACGAGCGAGCTGCTGCGCGCCATGCACGACATCGGCACCGACGTGATCGGCGTCGACTACCGGGTGCCGCTCGACGAGGCGAGTCGCAGACTCGGCAACATCGTTCCGCTGCAGGGCAACATCGACCCCGCCTATCTGGATGCCCCGTGGCCGGTTCTCGAGGCGCACGTGCGCGACGTCGTGGAGCGCGGTCGAAGCGCGCCGTCGCACGTGCTGAACCTGGGTCACGGTGTTCCGCCCGAGACGGATCCGACGGTGCTCACCCGCATCGTCGAGCTCGTGCACGGACTCGGGGAATGA